The sequence below is a genomic window from Oreochromis niloticus isolate F11D_XX linkage group LG3, O_niloticus_UMD_NMBU, whole genome shotgun sequence.
tcagctcatccacactggatttaaaccattcagctgtgatcagtgtggaaagtctttcaCTTCCAAAGGTAACTTAAAAGGACATCAGGTCACCCACACTGGATttaaaccattcagctgtgatcagtgtggaaagtctttcaCTTCCAAAggtaacttaaaaaaacatcaggttatccacactggatttaaaccatttagctgtgatcagtgtggaaagaccTTTACTCAGGATTGCAGCTTACAAAAACATCAGCTTATCCACACTGGATTTAAAccatacagctgtgatcagtgtggaaagaccTTTACTCAGGATGGCAGCTTACAAAAACATCAGCTTATCCACACTGGATttaaaccattcagctgtgatcagtgtggaaagaccTTTACTCAGGATGGCAGCTTACAAAAACATCAGCTTATCCACACTGGATttaaaccattcagctgtgatcagtgtggaaaggcTTTTAGTCAGAATGGTCACTTACAAAAACATCAGCTTATCCACACTGGATttaaaccattcagctgtgatcagtgtggaaagaccTTTACTCAGGATGGCAGCTTACAAAAACATCAGCTTATCCACACTGGATttaaaccattcagctgtggTCAGTGTGGAAAGACTTTTGCACTCAAGAATAGGTTAATAAATCATCAACTAATCCAcccaatcatccatccatcttcttccgctttatCCGGGGCTGGATCGCAGGGTTGGATCgcggggaacaccaaggcgttcccatgccagccgagagatataatctccccagcgtgtcctgggtctgcctcgGCGCCTCCTCCCAGTGGAACATGCCCGGAGCACCTCactcaggaggcatccttgtcagatgcctgaatcacctc
It includes:
- the LOC102080278 gene encoding gastrula zinc finger protein XlCGF26.1 isoform X3 encodes the protein MEKTFTTMKQPRRRQSIDSGDKSFTCDQCGKTLTRRSGLKQHQLIHTGFKPFSCDQCGKAFTHNSILKQHQLIHTGFKPFSCDQCGKAFTHNSILKQHQLIHTGFKPFSCDQCGKAFTQNANLKRHQLIHTGFKPFSCDQCGKNFTRTDDLKKHELIHTGCKPFSCDQCGKAFTQNANLKKHQLIHAGFKPFRCDQWGKSFTSKSNLKGHQVIHTGFKPFSCDQCGKSFTSKGNLKGHQVTHTGFKPFSCDQCGRAFTQSGSLKKHQLIHTGFKPFSCDQCGKSFTSKGNLKGHQVTHTGFKPFSCDQCGKSFTSKGNLKKHQVIHTGFKPFSCDQCGKTFTQDCSLQKHQLIHTGFKPYSCDQCGKTFTQDGSLQKHQLIHTGFKPFSCDQCGKTFTQDGSLQKHQLIHTGFKPFSCDQCGKAFSQNGHLQKHQLIHTGFKPFSCDQCGKTFTQDGSLQKHQLIHTGFKPFSCGQCGKTFALKNRLINHQLIHPIIHPSSSALSGAGSQGWIAGNTKAFPCQPRDIISPACPGSASAPPPSGTCPEHLTQEASLSDA